A portion of the Desulfosarcina sp. BuS5 genome contains these proteins:
- a CDS encoding AAA family ATPase — protein MNRNSLQKQWLGGSGSINLAIIGINPDYDKTDCFIIRRCLTYLKRHLKRYFILNLETMAIICWIAGPKMEAMGDFLIDFFDDQRHAEYLEELAETAGDHDDYARVAMEMLKRLSVAGLRKFKDFICALINQRNKDLKYRGESEIEKNICKLQEMFKLNKADIELCIFLFAIENYEAPEAFFDSHLNCIKFAGKKYLNNILNLDRSILNSVLNGQLNKSGILETDKYSINLNDDFICFLQNPNQRPLRENFYSSVSRAPVPLNHFMIEDAKMKHILNIMNQKPKSSTHLLLYGAPGTGKTSFAKRLAQELDIPAYEIARKDNNKAESRRSSIMACINMTNSGEGSLIIVDEADNLLNTYNAWFSRGETQDKGWLNELLEQPGLRLIWITNSIDGIDKSVLRRFAFSLHFKPFNKRQRVQLWGNIIKNNKCKRFFNAEEINAYAQKYNVNAGVIDLAVKKAGETAYGPKNEFHKAVRLGLEAYQSLLNDGQPPVNNERIEKSYSLEGLNISDDPDSLMLRLEAFDQHLRSTGGENISNINLLFYGPPGVGKSELARYIGKRLDREVICKRFSDILDKYVGESEKNIRLAFEEAEAEDAILIIDEADSLLFSRKRAVRSWEASQTNEFLTCMERFRGILICTTNQLEDLDQASIRRFNCKIEFKYLTQDGNIIFYNKFLQPLLKSSPEPAIEKQIRRIENLAPGDFKTVRDRLAFYPKKRLSHIQFLDALEEETHIKNLQSGRKVVGF, from the coding sequence ATGAATAGAAACTCTTTACAAAAACAATGGCTGGGTGGCAGCGGAAGCATCAATTTGGCAATCATCGGGATTAATCCGGATTACGATAAAACCGACTGTTTTATAATTCGAAGGTGCCTGACATACCTCAAACGCCACCTGAAGCGTTATTTCATACTTAATCTGGAGACAATGGCAATAATCTGCTGGATAGCTGGCCCGAAAATGGAAGCTATGGGAGATTTCCTGATCGATTTTTTTGATGACCAGCGGCATGCCGAATATCTTGAAGAGCTTGCCGAAACAGCGGGAGACCATGACGATTACGCCAGGGTTGCCATGGAAATGCTGAAAAGACTCTCTGTGGCCGGGCTCCGGAAATTCAAAGATTTTATCTGTGCTTTGATCAATCAAAGAAATAAGGATTTAAAATACAGGGGAGAATCCGAAATCGAAAAAAATATCTGTAAATTACAGGAAATGTTCAAGCTGAACAAGGCCGATATCGAACTTTGCATATTCCTTTTTGCCATCGAAAATTATGAAGCGCCGGAAGCCTTTTTTGATTCTCACTTAAACTGCATCAAGTTTGCCGGCAAAAAATATTTGAACAATATTCTCAACCTGGATCGATCCATTTTAAATAGCGTCTTAAACGGGCAGTTAAACAAATCCGGAATACTTGAAACCGACAAATACAGCATAAATCTTAATGATGATTTTATCTGTTTTCTCCAAAATCCGAATCAGCGGCCCCTTAGAGAAAATTTTTATTCATCAGTATCACGCGCGCCTGTTCCTTTAAATCATTTTATGATTGAGGATGCCAAAATGAAACATATCCTCAATATCATGAATCAAAAACCGAAATCATCGACCCACCTGCTTTTATATGGAGCTCCCGGCACCGGAAAAACAAGCTTTGCCAAACGATTAGCGCAGGAGCTAGATATTCCGGCCTACGAAATCGCCAGGAAAGATAACAATAAAGCGGAATCAAGACGTTCCTCCATTATGGCCTGCATCAATATGACCAATTCCGGGGAAGGCTCGCTGATTATTGTTGATGAAGCAGATAATCTTTTGAACACTTATAATGCATGGTTCTCACGGGGTGAAACCCAGGACAAGGGCTGGTTGAACGAACTCCTGGAACAGCCTGGGCTGCGTTTAATCTGGATAACAAACAGCATCGACGGTATTGATAAATCCGTGCTGCGGAGGTTTGCTTTCAGCCTGCATTTCAAGCCCTTTAACAAACGCCAGCGTGTACAGCTCTGGGGCAATATTATAAAAAACAACAAGTGCAAACGTTTTTTCAATGCCGAAGAAATAAATGCTTATGCCCAAAAGTACAATGTCAATGCCGGGGTAATTGACCTTGCTGTAAAAAAAGCCGGGGAAACAGCATACGGCCCGAAAAATGAATTTCACAAGGCCGTCAGGCTTGGCTTGGAGGCCTACCAGAGCCTGCTTAATGACGGGCAGCCTCCGGTCAACAATGAACGGATTGAAAAAAGTTATTCCCTGGAGGGCCTTAATATTTCAGATGACCCTGATTCCCTTATGCTTCGGCTTGAAGCATTCGATCAACACCTGCGAAGCACAGGTGGAGAAAATATCAGCAATATAAACCTGCTTTTTTACGGACCTCCGGGCGTCGGGAAAAGTGAACTGGCCCGTTATATCGGAAAGCGGCTTGACCGTGAGGTTATCTGCAAAAGATTCAGCGATATTCTTGATAAATATGTCGGCGAATCGGAAAAAAACATCCGCCTGGCCTTTGAAGAGGCCGAGGCCGAAGATGCAATCCTGATTATTGATGAAGCCGATTCCCTCCTTTTCAGCCGCAAACGGGCTGTCCGTTCCTGGGAAGCAAGTCAGACCAATGAATTTCTGACCTGCATGGAAAGATTCCGTGGCATCCTGATCTGCACCACTAATCAGCTTGAAGATTTGGATCAGGCATCAATCCGGCGCTTTAACTGCAAAATTGAGTTTAAATATCTGACCCAGGACGGGAATATAATCTTTTACAATAAATTCCTACAGCCGCTGCTTAAAAGCTCGCCTGAGCCAGCAATAGAAAAACAGATCAGGCGGATCGAAAATCTGGCCCCCGGAGATTTCAAAACCGTGCGCGACCGGCTTGCATTTTATCCAAAAAAGAGACTGAGCCACATTCAATTTCTTGATGCACTCGAAGAAGAAACTCATATCAAGAATCTGCAATCCGGCAGGAAGGTTGTTGGATTTTAG